The following are from one region of the Pocillopora verrucosa isolate sample1 chromosome 3, ASM3666991v2, whole genome shotgun sequence genome:
- the LOC131780285 gene encoding histamine H2 receptor-like: MNSTGNQTAPLTPGMICSNEAELVSMATVQFLSFLANLVAAIAIWRLPGLEENKYHLVVRTLVVSDLLIPITTLPFSIISFATCSWIGGETLCSITAFISTTFLSWSFVIVFIMCLLRFLAVTRPLYYRNQVTYARVRKTLIVGLLWPCAHLILPATGFGKFRLYSKGLYCALDLTTEEPNNKILLYATVVEGSLVTLAVLYFCTTILCFVKRKRRVNSLLSEQQQRGAGIEKVNRQQGGFARLTFVIVALFCICYVPFLSYRVFILIRGPPSYDNHTYFYSELLAHVNPLLNPLVYVLCNKQYRASIKELFTKSYCKSVRWWLGEKFYLTDENTRSIELRKMSAFSTRTQSIVLE; the protein is encoded by the exons ATGAATTCAACCGGGAATCAAACTGCTCCTTTGACACCAGGAATGATTTGCAGCAATGAAGCAGAGCTTGTCTCGATGGCCACTGTGCAATTCTTATCATTCCTTGCAAATTTGGTGGCAGCGATAGCAATATGGAGGCTTCCAGGCCTAGAAGAAAACAAGTATCATCTTGTTGTCAGAACTCTGGTTGTCAGCGACCTCCTAATCCCAATCACAACGCTTCCATTCTCCATCATCTCCTTTGCAACCTGTTCGTGGATTGGAGGCGAGACTCTGTGCTCCATAACTGCGTTCATCTCCACCACGTTTCTAAGCTGGTCTTTTGTTATCGTGTTTATAATGTGCCTGCTCCGTTTCCTGGCAGTTACAAGGCCTTTGTACTACAGAAACCAAGTTACATATGCGAGAGTGCGGAAGACTCTGATAGTCGGTCTGTTATGGCCTTGCGCTCACCTTATTCTTCCTGCTACGGGCTTCGGAAAGTTTCGTTTGTACAGTAAAGGACTGTACTGTGCTCTCGATTTAACAACAGAGGAACCAAATAATAAGATTCTACTCTACGCCACGGTTGTGGAAGGAAGCCTAGTCACTTTGGCTGTGTTGTATTTCTGTACCACTATCTTGTGTTTTGTTAAGAGGAAGCGAAGAGTAAACAGTTTGCTCTCCGAACAGCAGCAGCGAGGAGCTGGCATCGAGAAAGTTAACAGGCAACAAGGAGGATTTGCACGATTAACTTTCGTGATTGTTgcattgttttgtatttgttaCGTTCCATTCTTG TCTTACCGCGTGTTTATTCTGATACGAGGCCCACCCTCATACGACAACCACACTTACTTCTACTCTGAGCTATTGGCTCACGTCAACCCTCTTTTAAATCCACTGGTATACGTGCTTTGCAACAAACAATACCGTGCTTCTATCAAGGAGCTCTTCACAAAAAGTTACTGCAAAAGCGTGAGATGGTGGTTGGGCGAGAAATTTTACttaacag atgaaaatACACGAAGCATAGAGTTGAGGAAGATGTCCGCGTTTTCTACAAGAACACAAAGTATTGTTTTGGAATAA
- the LOC131790494 gene encoding aquaporin-3-like, with translation MAKILRGRLPPLMREALAEFMATFILVSFGLGSVAQFTLSRSQLGTFFSVNFSWGVAVTMGCYWAGGISGAHMNPAVTLALAVVRRLKWTKVPAYCLAQLLGAFFASTVVYGIYRDALDAFDGGIRQVTGPNATAGVFATYPKPFVTTANGFADQFFGTALLVSCIFAILDRNNNAPDQGVAPVMIGLVVFVIGTTFGLNCGYPINPARDLGPRIFTAMAGWGSEVFTAYNNWAWVPVIACPLGGVLGAIVYIITIEFHHSASADTEHPYEPICTAAARTEQNESLLS, from the exons ATGGCTAAAATATTGAGAGGCCGGTTACCGCCATTAATGAGAGAAGCACTGGCTGAGTTTATGGCAACATTTATCTTAGTG TCCTTTGGCCTTGGCTCCGTAGCTCAATTTACTCTGAGTCGCAGTCAACTTGGAACCTTCTTCTCGGTAAATTTTAGCTGGGGAGTTGCAGTCACGATGGGTTGTTACTGGGCTGGGGGAATATCAG GTGCACATATGAATCCCGCTGTGACCCTGGCCCTTGCTGTGGTGCGGCGATTGAAGTGGACCAAAGTTCCTGCATACTGCCTCGCTCAGCTGCTTGGAGCCTTCTTTGCGTCAACTGTTGTTTACGGAATTTACCGTG ATGCTCTTGACGCATTCGACGGTGGTATTCGTCAAGTGACAGGCCCCAACGCTACCGCAGGGGTCTTTGCAACGTATCCAAAGCCTTTCGTGACGACTGCAAATGGATTCGCTGACCAG TTTTTTGGCACCGCTCTCCTTGTCAGCTGCATATTCGCTATCCTGGACCGCAACAACAATGCCCCCGACCAGGGAGTGGCACCAGTCATGATTGGTCTGGTCGTGTTTGTGATTGGCACCACCTTTGGATTAAACTGCGGTTACCCCATCAACCCCGCTAGGGATCTGGGGCCAAGAATTTTCACTGCAATGGCTGGATGGGGATCTGAAGTGTTTAC GGCATATAATAATTGGGCCTGGGTCCCAGTCATAGCATGTCCGTTAGGGGGAGTACTGGGTGCCATTGTCTACATCATAACCATTGAGTTTCATCACTCAGCATCTGCAGATACAGAACATCCCTATGAACCAATTTGTACAGCAGCCGCCAGGACAGAGCAGAATGAATCACTTTTATCCTGA
- the LOC131780265 gene encoding transcription initiation factor TFIID subunit 8 produces MADVNAVNRRLLEISICALLREQGFSSASKIALETLTEMLQSYLGELGHSCKLSCELSARVKPTLSDVKVALIDMGADLDSLPLYGKRTNRTHVNNPLKSRITPTPKALAAGTKQTRPAHIPAHLPPLPDPHSYIKTPAFRQSSKEYQAVREKYAAQRKDIEEGLSKFLAKTAELSSGICEGLDPPTYPLLVNESSGLPYLSALGDFDDAELLELDESLAKEAPSSSVLPTSSQNTESFDNPYLRPAKRARKTIKPS; encoded by the exons atggcggacgtGAATGCGGTGAACCGGCGTCTTTTGGAGATTTCTATATGTGCTCTGCTGCGAGAACAAGGATTTTCATCAGCTTCTAAGATAGCTTTAGAGACCCTTACTGAAATGCTTCAAAGCT ACCTGGGTGAGCTTGGACACAGTTGCAAGCTGAGCTGCGAACTTTCCGCCCGAGTTAAGCCGACTCTAAGTGACGTAAAAGTGGCTCTGATTGATATGG GTGCAGACCTTGATTCTTTACCACTATATGGAAAACGGACCAATCGAACTCATGTAAACAACC CTCTGAAGTCTCGCATAACACCAACACCCAAAGCTTTAGCAGCAGGCACTAAACAGACACGGCCAGCTCATATTCCTGCACATCTTCCACCACTTCCAGATCCTCATTCCTACATCAAGACACca GCCTTCAGACAGTCGAGCAAAGAATATCAAGCAGTACGAGAGAAATATGCTGCACAGAGAAAAGATATTGAAGAAGGGTTATCTAA GTTTTTGGCAAAGACAGCAGAACTTAGCTCTGGGATTTGTGAAGGATTGGACCCACCAACATATCCTT tGCTTGTGAACGAGTCCAGTGGTCTGCCTTATTTATCTGCGCTTGGAGACTTCGACGACGCCGAGCTGCTTGAACTTGATGAATCCCTTGCTAAAGAAGCACCATCAAGTAGTGTTTTACCAACAAGCTCACAGAACACGGAATCCTTCGATAACCCTTACCTCAGACCAGCCAAGCGAGCGCGAAAAACTATTAAGCCAAGCTGA
- the LOC131780269 gene encoding uncharacterized protein, which yields MASQFSFSEEGLTVNSGREHIFASNCLKRKLEANGCNGFSSVGDHESVEQEYNLNSEKRQRFSANSNGHTECLASVNNDENSNCQSFTHNRNIMGNDSLLHNNVECDASIGWEEVKMDCVNETVAQNRSACWEEHVTSACPPNLNNNVAVGDVSVEISGRESSPTKGSPAREFLQTHRPEHLMYCIPSYCHPGGLWDVMLEVYHGL from the exons ATGGCGTCGCAGTTTTCGTTTTCGGAGGAAGGTTTGACTGTCAATAGCGGCCGGGAACACATTTTCGCTAGTAACTGTTTGAAAAGGAAACTCGAAGCAAACGGTTGTAATGGATTTTCTTCAGTGGGAGACCATGAGTCAGTTGAGCAGGAATATAATCTCAACAGTGAG AAAAGACAGCGGTTTTCAGCCAACAGCAACGGCCATACGGAGTGTCTCGCGAGCGTCAACAATGACGAAAATAGTAATTGCCAGAGTTTTACTCACAATAGGAACATCATGGGAAATGATTCTCTGCTTCATAATAATGTAGAGTGTGACGCATCGATCGGATGGGAAGAAGTTAAAATGGACTGTGTAAACGAAACAGTTGCTCAAAATCGATCTGCTTGCTGGGAAGAACATGTCACTTCCGCCTGCCCGCCAAATTTGAACAACAACGTTGCTGTTGGAGATGTTTCCGTTGAAATAAGTGGCCGAGAGAGTTCCCCAACGAAAGGATCACCGGCAAGGGAATTTCTACAGAc ACACAGGCCAGAGCACCTAATGTATTGCATCCCATCCTACTGTCACCCAGGGGGATTATGGGATGTTATGCTGGAGGTATATCATGGGCTGTAA
- the LOC131783403 gene encoding uncharacterized protein, which produces MAGRINDRELIDRFHSRDQFLDYRCYAAILVYLNSISRDDLTEEILENDRVCEKHFVSGRAAKSWDKFNIDWVPTLLLGHKKATDRADHKEAAAKRSERARERELVKKPAFEKRERELELERTAKRQKLNEPGEQVSNLSFEGNEDEEKKLTVEAGTQTEEFEYLFSSLNIDRKPFDRWEFVQNEEKVKFYTGLPSFDILQNVFEHVSPFVAYKSQNLTTFQEFVMTLIKLKLDAPHQDLSYRFNVSLSTVSRIFSSWMVALDVRLAPLINWPELEDLWRTMPQCFKYSFGNKTTVIIDCFEVFINRPSNLLARAQTWSSYKHHNTVKVLIGITPQGTISYVSQAWGGRTSDKYLTENCGILNKLLPGDLVLADLWKNYGDYAIESGTPIWPTGNDVTSRENDL; this is translated from the exons atggctggtcggataaacgatcgcgagcttatagATCGTTTTCACTCACGTGACCAATTCCTTGACTACCGTTGCTACGCCGCCATATTGGTGTACCTCAATT CGATAAGCCGTGACGATCTGACCGAAGAGATCTTAGAAAACGATCGTGTGTGCGAAAagcattttgtttcaggaaggGCAGCTAAGAGCTGGGATAAATTTAATATTGACTGGGTTCCGACATTGCTTTTGGGACACAAGAAAGCTACTGATCGAGCAGATCATAAAGAAGCGGCGGCAAAACGAAGCGAGAGAGCGAGGGAACGTGAACTGGTGAAGAAGCCGGcttttgaaaagagagaacGAGAGCTAGAACTAGAGCGAACGGCGAAGAGACAGAAACTTAATGAGCCCGGTGAACAGGTTTCAAACCTCAGCTTTGAAGGAAATGAGGacgaagagaaaaaattaacagttgAAGCTGGCACACAAACTGAAGAGTTTGAATATTTATTCAGCTCTCTAAACATTGACCGAAAACCATTTGATCGGTGGGAATTTGTACAAAAcgaagaaaaagttaaattctaCACTGGATTGCCTTCCTTCGATATCCTGCAAAATGTTTTCGAACATGTTTCTCCGTTTGTTGCTTACAAGTCCCAGAATCTGACCACATTTCAAGAGTTTGTCATGACTTTGATAAAACTTAAACTTGACGCACCACATCAAGATCTTTCATATCGCTTCAATGTCTCCCTTTCAACagtttcaaggattttttcatcCTGGATGGTAGCGCTAGATGTACGCCTGGCTCCACTTATCAACTGGCCTGAACTTGAGGATTTATGGCGAACTATGCCACAgtgttttaaatattcatttggaaacaaaactaCCGTGATTATTGATTGTTTCGAAGTATTTATTAATAGACCATCAAATCTGCTCGCAAGAGCACAGACATGGTCATCGTACAAACACCATAACACTGTTAAGGTGCTGATTGGGATAACTCCACAAGGTACAATCTCCTATGTTTCCCAAGCTTGGGGAGGACGAACATCAGACAAATATTTAACTGAGAACTGTGGAATTTTAAATAAGTTGTTGCCTGGGGATCTGGTCTTGGCTGACTTGTGGAAAAATTACGGGGATTACGCAATCGAAAGTGGTACACCAATATGGCCGACCGGAAATGatgtgacgtcacgtgaaaacgaTCTATAA